Proteins encoded by one window of bacterium:
- the rplW gene encoding 50S ribosomal protein L23, producing MDAYQIVQRPLLTEKSDRLREGSRQYCFQVDPSANKLEIKQAVEELFKVKVEKVRVYNLEGKTKRMGRHEGRRANWKKAFVTLKGEAVIDLFEGV from the coding sequence ATGGATGCATACCAGATAGTGCAGCGCCCGCTGCTGACAGAAAAGAGTGACCGTCTGCGCGAGGGCAGCCGGCAGTACTGCTTCCAGGTTGATCCGAGCGCCAACAAGCTCGAGATCAAACAGGCGGTGGAGGAACTGTTCAAGGTCAAGGTGGAAAAGGTGCGCGTCTACAACCTTGAAGGCAAGACCAAACGCATGGGCCGTCACGAGGGCCGTCGCGCCAACTGGAAGAAGGCGTTCGTGACACTCAAAGGCGAGGCAGTAATCGACCTGTTCGAAGGTGTATAA